GTTTACTTGGAGCAAGGGCTGACTTGGGATCAGATGCAGATTTTGCTAGACCAGGTAGGCGTTTGAACTGCTGTTTTCCGTTTGACTAAAAAGTATTTTTCTCCGGAAACGCACTGGGCAGCGCGTTACTTAAACTTATAAACCGGATACTTTAAAAATCCTGCAAATTCATAGCTGGACTGTGCACTTTATGCTCTTAGGCAGTAGAGCAGCCTATAAGGGAAAGTGCTATTCTCCACTGTGAGTGTGTTGTGAGTGGAGTGCTTAAATTTATGGTCACATCCCCTGCCCGGACGCAACGTCCTAGCTTAGCTTCGATTTCGATTTCAACTGTACAGTCTGCCCCTTCTAAGCCGCCAATTTCAGAACAATCGCTGCACCTGAACTTACCAGCCACTCCTCTGTTTGGTACTGATGGGATTCGTGGCCATGCAGGTGATTTGTTGAGTGCCCCTCTAGCGCTACAAGTGGGGTTTTGGGCGGGTCGTGTATTGCAATCTCAGACGACTACATCAGGCCCAATCATCTTGGGTCAAGATTCCAGAAATTCCAGTGATATGTTAGCTATGGCGCTCTCTGCTGGCTTAACCGCTGCTGGTTTAGAAGTTTGGAATTTAGGGCTATGCCCCACTCCCAGCGTTGCCTATCTTGCCCAAACGACAGGGGCTCTGGGTGGTGTCATGATCTCAGCCAGCCATAATCCCCCGGAAGATAACGGCATCAAGTTTTTTGGTGCCAATGGAGCCAAGCTGTCCCTAGCCGTCCAAGCTCAAATTGAAGCAGCGATCCGGGGCAATGTGGCAGATGTGAAGCCGCAAATTCAGGGTGGCGATCGCTGGGGTCATCATTACCATCGGCCTGAATTGTTGAGCGAGTATGTGGAGTCGCTGCACAAGCCGCTGCTTCCGACAATGAATTTGCAAGGCATGCGGATTGTCTTAGATCTCGCCTGGGGGGCAGCAGCTAACTTAGCTCCCACCGTGTTTACGGCAATGGGTGCCGAAGTGATTTGCCTGCATGATCAACCCGACGGCGATCGCATTAATGTCAACTGTGGCTCTACGCATCTCGACCCTCTACGACTTGCCGTGAAGCAACATAATGCTGATATCGGCTTTGCCTTCGACGGAGATGCCGACCGAGTGCTGGCAGTAGATGCTCAAGGCCGCATCGTAGATGGTGACTATATTTTGTATTTCTGGGGCCAAACCTTACGTCAAGCGCAAGCATTACCCGGCGATACGATCGTTTCAACGGTGATGGCAAACCTGGGCTTTGAGAGAGCCTGGGAAAAACAAGGGGGTAAACTGCTACGCACTGCGGTGGGTGATCAATATGTCCACGCCGAAATGCTGCGCCAAGGTGCCATGTTAGGCGGTGAGCAATCAGGCCACATTCTCTGTCGGCACTATAGTGTCAGCGGTGATGGGTTACTGACTGCCTTGCACCTCGCAGCTTTAGTCCGGCGAGCAGGCACTTCCTTGACCGACCTAGTGGATCAAAGCTTCCAAACTTATCCTCAGTTGTTAAAGAATGTGAGAGTTGAAGACCGCGATCGCCGTTTGAACTGGCAAAACTGCGATGGTTTACAAAGCGCGATCGCTCAAGCTGAGACCCAGATGGGAAACCAAGGCCGAATTTTAGTTCGAGCTTCTGGAACTGAACCTGTGATTCGAGTCATGGTAGAAGCGGCTAGTGCTGAATTGGCAACCTACTGGGCAGACAATTTGGTTTTAGCGGTACAAGAACATTTGCAGTAGAAAGGCTCAGTGCATAGCTTTCCGGAAGCACTGGTCGCTAACTACTTGATGGTTTATCTAAAATGAGGGTTGTTGGAGGCAGCGAAGGCTACTACAGCAGCCCTCTATTCTTTAAGCAGTCCTCTATTCTTTGAGCGACTAACTCTAGACTTGATAAAATATTCTTTACATGTAGATATTACATCGATGTTAAGTTCTTCTGAGGTTAGTCAGCCAGGTTCTTTAAAGCCTTCTTAAAGCCAAGCAAAACAGTCGCCGAATCGGAATCCCAGATGCCACAATTATTAGGCTCCTATCTCTGCTACTGATCCTGATAACCTAGCTGTTTCTCAACTCTATTTGGTGTTCACTTAGAAAAAATCCACGAAATTAGTACAACACTCCAAATTGTTCCTGAAACTGCCGCTAGTTTCTCCTGATGGAAGGTGCCCTATTGGTTGACCATAATTGGTTATGGCTCCAAGTCGAGATTAAGGACAGGATCAGCCTCATAGTTTTGCTATGCCCAAATCAAAACTGAAGTCAAAGCAAAAAGCTCTCAATGACGAAGCCCCACCGCTAACGATGAAGGAGCGGTTGGCTCAGAAGCGAAAAGCAGCTCAAGCTCGCAAAGAACTGGTTAATTACACTATTTTCGCTTTGTTAATCTGTGCAGTTGCGGGCCTGTGCGTCGGCATTATTAATGGAGATCCAAAGCCCGGTATTGGCGTGACCGCCGGGATGCTCTGTCTCAGCCTTTCACTCAAATATCCCCGTGAGGCAATGTGGGGGCTCCTCATCTACCTACCTTTCGGTGGGACTGTTACATACGCAATTGGTAATAGCCCACTGCTCCAACTAGCCAAGGATGCTTTCTTTATTCCGGCACTGATTGGCACAATTCAGTACTGTCGGCGCGAACGGCTCCCTTTCCTGATTCCCAAACAGCTCATGCCACCTTTAGGCATCTTGTTTGCCTATTGCCTATTAGTCCTGATTTTTGTCAACGGTTCTCAACAAATGGCGGCTGCTGGAGCCGAGAAGCCGTTCGCAATGGGAATCTTGGGCCTTAAAGTCTTGATTGGCTATGTTCCTTTAATTGTCTGTGCCTACTACTTAATTCGCGACAAAAAAGACCTCCATTTCCTTATCCGTCTGCATGTTGTGCTGATTTTGGCATGCTGTGGTCTGGCTTTCATGCAATACACTTTCCTAAAAACAGGTCGCTGTGCAGGAACTGTAGCGACAGGGGAGGACCTGTTTAAAGCTTCGCTTGCTTCTCGATGTTTAGTAGGCGGCTCTCTTCTTTACAGTCCAGAACATGGACAAATTCGCTTGCCAGGAACCTTTGTCGCTCCCTGGCAGTGGGGTTGGTTTCTGATTTCTAGTGGTTTTATCAGTTTTGCTGCTGCTTTTAGCGATCCCTCATTTTTGTGGCGCAACGCTGGTTTGTCTGCAATGGCTGCTACCTTTATTTTGTCTACTCTTTCAGGGCAAAGAATTGCCTTGGCACTCGTGCCAGTTACTACGGTGATCCTGCTGGTTTTAACGGGACAAGTGGCGAACCTCAAACGTTTTATTCCTGTAGGAATTGGGTTGGGCTTGCTTCTGAGTATTGCCATGGCTGCCAATCCAGAAGTGGTGCAAGAGCGGATCGAAAGTTTTCAAAGCCGCTGGGATGCTTCACCACCTCAGGCATTCATCATGAATCAGTTTGAGTTCGTGGCGAGTCGAGCAGGCTTCTTAGGCAAGGGACTAGGGAGGGCGACTAATGCGGCTCGTGCTCTAGGCGATGCGGAGCTAATTGAGACGTACTACCCAAAGGTGATGTATGAAATCGGGCCATTAGGAGTGCTGGCTTTCTTGGTGCTGGTGACAACTTTGACCGTAGTTACCTTTAAGGCTTATCGCTCCGTACGCGATCGCAGCTTACGAAGTTATGGCGCGAGTTTTTGGGTGTTTGTCTTATTTATTAGCTATAACACCTACTATTACCCTCTAGATGTTGATCCAGTGGCTGTTTACTACTGGTTTTTTGCAGGTGTGATTTTGAAGTTGCCAGAGTTAGATCGCCAAGAAAAGTTACTCAAAGAAGCCTCTGAGGAACTAGCTGGAAAGCAAAAGGGTAAGCGATGGAAAAAGACCAAAGTATCAACCACGTCGTAAGCGCAGAAGAGAGAACAACGTTTTGTGTACTCTCACGTTTGTGGCCCTCTGACAGAGATAGAGCCTTCAGGAATAACCTAAAAACCTACCGAGTACTAAAGCCTAGATGACCTATTCAACTGAAACCGCGATAAAAAATTCAGATGTGATGGCTTGGCCTGCGATTTCGGTGATTATTCCCACCTACTGTCGTGAGGAGGCTTTGCGAGACACACTAGTTGATGTGATGGCACAAGACTACCCTAACTTTGAAGTGTTGGTAGTAGACCAAACTCGCACTCATGAGCCTGCGACTGAAGCCTACTTGGAGCAATTGGCAACAGCAGGCAAGATTCAGTGGTTCCGGGTGGATTGGGCGAGTCTGCCAGGGGCACGAAACTACGCTGTGCGGCGCTCCACAGGTGACATTATTTTGTTCATTGATGATGATGTGCAGCTTACGCCTGGTTTTCTAGCAACGCATGCCCGAAATTACGTGGAGCAACCAGATGTGGGGGCTGTAGCTGGTCGCGTCTTCGATCGCATGAAGCTGACTGAATCGAAGAAAAGCCGCGTCATTGAGTACTTGGCCCCTGAAGCGATGGACCCAGGGGTTGCTTGGTACCACATTGATTTGGTCCACACGATTAAGCCTCAGCAAGTTCTAACGGCTAGGGGCTGTAATATGTCCTTTCGTCGGGAGTTGTTTGAGCGGCATGGCCTGCACTTTGATGAGCGCTTTCGGGGCAGTGCGGTCCGGGAAGAGTCTGACTTTTGTTTGCATATTCGACAGACGGGTTACCGCATTTGGTACGACCCAGAAGCTCACCTGGTGCATTTAGGGGAAGAAACCGGAGGTTGTCATGATATCAGCACGCGATCGCTGCAATATCAGCTCACCTTCTACCACAACCACTTTTTGCTAGGGCTAAAAAACCTCACACCTATGCAATCGTTGCGCTTATTTGCCCGCCTATTCGATTGCCACGTTCTAGGTCGGCCACCTTGTCACAAGAGTGGTTCTCCCTTAAAGATTTTGAGTCGCGCTGGATTCTATTTCTTAGGTTTTCTCAGTGCTGTTTGGACTTTGATTCAAGCTATTTGGAATGATGGTCAAACCTATACACGCTTGGATCAGGACGCTAGAGTGACACAGGCTCCCATTGCTACCCAATCGTTAGATGAACCAGCGACAGCCGTTAGCTCTCTGGAGTCTTAGCAGTTTTGGTTTCAGACTAAAAGGTAAAGGTAGGGTTCAACGAGTAAATTCTAAACAGCCATGAGAATTTTAGTAGCTAGCCATACCTATATCGTTGATCTCAATTGTGAGAAGTTGCGATCGCTGGCCCGCTTGGAGCCAGATATTGAAGTGACGATTGTAGTGCCTCAACGTTGGCGACCTGGAGGCGTGCAAAATACCATTATCGAAACTCAGCCTCGCCAGGAGGGTTCGTTTCGGATTGTCCCAGTTTCTAATTTGAGCCAGAACAATCAAGGGTTGCTGTGCTTTGGGCAAGATCTGATTACGTTGCTCCGCCAGTTTCGACCTCAGATCATTCAAGTAGAGCAGGGATCAAAGGCGATCGGTTATAGCCAACTGATTACGCTCAATCGTTTGCTAGGCTTAAAAGCTAAAAATTTGTTTTTTACTTGGTGGAATCTACCTTACACCTTGAAGTTTCCTATTTCCGCCATTGAAGCTTATAACTTGCGCCATACCGATGGGTTGGTGGCTGGAAATCAGGATGGTGTGGAAATTTTGCAGCAGCATGGATATCAAGGGCCTGCTCGTGTGATGCCGCAATTGGGAGTGGATGAAACTTTATTTCGACCGCAACCTCAGCCAGAATTGGCGGCTCAGCTTGGTATTCAGCCGTCTGAGTTTGTGGTGGGTTTTGTGGGTCGCTTTGTGGAAGAAAAAGGCTTGTTAACTCTGGGGAAAGCCTTGGCAGGATTGCGCGATCGCCCCTGGAAATGGCTACTTTTGGGTCGAGGGCCACTAAAAGATGCTCTCTTTAACTGGGCGCAGCAAGAAGGCTTAGCAGATCGGTTGATTTGGGTGGAGAGCGTCCCGCACGATCAGGTGCAGCGGTACATCAATTTAATGAATACTCTGGTACTACCCTCGGAAACTACCTATCAGTTCAAAACCCTAACCTCAGTGGGCTGGAAAGAGCAATTTGGCCATGTGCTGATTGAAGCGATGGCTTGCCAGGTTCCGGTGATTGGTTCGGATTCGGGGGAAATTCCTTATGTGATTGGAGATACAGGCTTAGTCTTTCCAGAAGGAAATGCTGAAGCGTTGCAAGATTGCTTACGGCAATTAATCGAGCAACCGGAGTTGGCAACCAACTTGGCGAAGCGAGGGTATGAACGAGTCCTTAATCAGTACACCAACCAAGCTTTGGCTAGCCAGTTATTAAGCTTTTACAAGGAGTTGCTTGCCGCGTGAACCAGCCTCTGCGGGTTTTGCAAATTGTGCCCTCCATTTCGCTAGTGTACGGAGGGCCAAGCCAGATGGTGTTGGGGTTATCCGGTGCCCTAGCAGCTCAGGGTGTAGAGGTGACGATCCTCACTACAGATTCTAACGGGGATGCAGGCCAAGCTCCGTTAGAGGTGCCCCTCGATCGCCCTGTAGAACAAGATGGCTATCAAATCCACTACTTTCGCTGCTCACCTTTCCGCCGCTACAAATTCTCTTTGGCCTTGCTGCAATGGCTGGCTAAACAGGCTCACTCCTTCGACTTGGCCCATATTCATGCCTTGTTTTCTCCGGTGAGTACAGCAGCAGCTACGATCGCGCGATCGCAAAAGTTGCCCTATCTGTTGCGTCCGTTGGGAACTCTTGATCCCGCCGATCTACGCAAGAAAAAACAGCTAAAACAAATTTATGCAGCGTTGCTAGAGCGGCCGAATCTGGCTGGGGCCGCAGCAATTCACTTCACCAGTGACCAAGAAGCCAAAATTTCCGAGCGTTTTGGGCTGACCACTAAAGATTTAGTCATGCCATTGGGTGTGAGCTTGCCGGAGTTGTCTGCTCATCCCGAAGCAATTCGCGCTCAGTTAGGCATTCCCAGCGATCGCCCCCTGGTTCTGTTTATGTCCCGAATTGACCCTAAGAAGGGATTAGATTTGCTGTTACCTGCTCTAGAAGCTTTGCTAGCAGAAAAAATCGAATTTCATTTTGTCTTGGCAGGCGGAAATCCCCAAGATCCAGATTATGAAGCGGCGATTCGGAGCCAAATTCAAGCTTCCCCCCTAGCTGTTCACACGACGGTGACTGGGTTTGCTTCTGGAGAAACGAAAGCTGCCTTGCTGCAAAGTGCTGATTTGTTTGTGCTGCCGTCCTACTACGAAAACTTTGGCATTGCGGTGGCGGAAGCGATGGCAATGGGCACGCCTGTGGTGATCTCAGATCAAGTGCATATCTGTGAGGAGGTGCGGCAGGCAGAAGCAGGTTGGGTCGGGCCTTGTGAAATGACGGCTTTGACGCATTTGCTCAAGGATGCCTTGAAGGATCGGGCAGAACGTCAGCGTCGAGGTCGACGAGCCAAGGTATATGCACTGCAACACTATAGCTGGCCTGCGATCGCTCAACAAATGATTCTGTCTTACCAAAAAATTTTGGCGACAACCGCACGCTAGTTTTTGCTGAAATAGCTGGTTGACGGATTGCGTAGGCTTAAAAGTAGCGCATCAAATCCGAAAAGCTATAACAACTGATAATCAGTAGTAGGACGGCAGTGACCTGGGTAATGCGAGGTTGTGAGGAAGGAGTGAGGGCTTCCCGCACTAAAGTGGAGACCGCTGCTCCGATCGCGTAACTTAAACTCAATACTAGGTAGGGCCAGCCTTTGCTAAAGCCCCAAACCACATCGCTGGCTCCCCATACGAGTAGGAGGGCGATCGCTAACAGGAGCATCAATAATTCCACAAATTGCGGTGGGTTACTGCTACTTGCCAGTGCTAAGGTGTCCCACCAAGATTGCCAGCGTCTCATCTCCTGACCACCACTTTGAATGACTACGGTTGGTTATGGCTCAAACCTGTCTTGGGTTAAGCGTTCCAGAACTGACCGTACAATAGTCTAACTGTTCTAATTTGGCTACCTGCCTTGGGGTGGGAGTTTCTGTGTTGCTTTCCATAGGCTCCCTGGTAGAACTAAGAGCTTGGGGGCACTCGCCCCAAACCCCCGCTGAAGGACGGCTGCGGGCGCATCTAATGGTTGGGGGAGTCCGAGAATAAGGTTAATGACTCCTGGGAGAACAAGGCATCAAAGCGCTGATTGACCCAAGCTAAACGCAGATGCAGCAAATGGTTGAAGCCATCCTCACTCCATCGCATCCCAACGCCTTTGAAGCGCTGAGCAATCAGCCACTTACAAGCACTCTCAACCATCCCGGAGCCAATCGGCCAACCCTGCTTTTTGAACTTCCGATAGCACAGATGCTCCTGATGAGTACTGAGATAATCATGCACTTGTTGCAAGGTTGCTTTGGCCGAGACAGGGGTAGAGCGATAACGCAATAAGCAGTTGAGTTCTTTAATAATGCGATGCCCATAACCGTGACGCAGTTGATGTCGTAGCCGCTCAAACCACGCTTGTGGGGTACGGTGAGGCACCGTGTTGCCGTACGCTTGAGCGGCTCGCCAGAGATGTGCCGAGGCATGGTAGAAATCCAAGATGCCCACCGCAACAGGTGCGAAGCTCTGCTCGTACAACCGCCAGAATCCTTGTGCCCCATCACTGAGCCACACGACCTGGGAAGTGCTCTCTATGCTTTGTCTCGCTGCTTCCAGTTGCAGACGCACTTGCAGGGCATCTATAGTACCGAGTACGGCAACGAGGCGATGTTGCCTCAACTCTGTCCTGGTTTTTCCCGCTCGGTTGGTTGTCGTGCCCAAACGAGTCAGCAAACCCACTTTCACTTCTCGCCACACAATGCTGCCTTTGGCGCTCCCAGGAGTGGGCCGCAGTGGCACCGTCACGCCATCAGCGGCAATGACCAAAGGCAAGGCAGCCAAAGTTGCATCGAGCGGCTCAGCTTGGGGTGGATGTCCCGGCGCTAACGATTGGAGTTCTGATTCTAGATGCTGAGTGGCTCGCTTGCCAAAGGTTTGCACCCACTGCCAAAGCGTGGCATCACTGAGATGAACGCCACTCAGTTGAGCTAATAGTTCTGCGGCCAACTCGAAGGGTAGAAGGACCGCTAAGAGACACCCCAAACGCATCAATTCCATCGAGGTTTGCTGATAAGGCTCGATGCCCAACTCTTGGTCAAAGGGAACTTGCTGACTCCCAGGACAATGATGGGGACATCGTCCAACTCGCCGTTTCCATTCCACCCATCCAACGAGGGTGAGCATCCGACGTCCCACCCAACCCTTGCTTTGCAGGGGATGACCACACTGAGTACAAGCACCCCAGGTCTCTGCTTGCTGAGCTCTTTGATGCAACTGTTGTTCAACTAGCACCTGAGCGACGTATCGTCCGATCTGCCAAGCTGTTATGACGAGACTGGCAAGAGTAGTACTAGTTTGAAGTTTCTCGTCCCAGCGTTGCCACGCCAGTTCTTGAGAAGGGTGGGATGGGTTGAGCGTTAACATGGAAGTAGTTTTTGTAGTTAGAGGGCAAGCCCAGCCAGGTTTGTCCTTTTTTGTGGTCTCTTCCATTCTCGCGAATCCATCCAGTACTCCCCCAACCACTAGATGCGCCCGACGGCTGCGTCCTCCAGACCTCCTCCAGAATGGCTTTTAGCTGCTTGATGTCATGCTATGTCGCTGTATTAATACTTTATTGCTCCCTTTCATCATCCAATGCTGAGGAAAATTCTCTCTCGGTTCCCCCCAGCATTGGGGGGCTAGGGGGGCAAGTATTCATTTGTGCTGGAAGTCTTGCATGGGACTGGTCTTGTAAGCAAGCTATGGCTTCGTCTAGCTCTACTTGAGGGAAATTTTGGTAGAAACGGCTGACGCTGGAGAAGCTTGTGGGGGTGGCAAGAAGGATAAGGCGATCGCTCCATTGGTGGAGCCAGTCTACAAGTTCTAAGGGGGCAACTGGGGCACAGATCCAAATTTGGGCGGGTTTCTGTTGGCGCAGAGCTTGAGCCGCAACGGCGATGGTCATACCTGTGGCGATACCGTCGTCTACTAGAATGGCGATCGCTCCTTCGGGTTCGACTTGGGGACGAATAGAGGAAAATTGAGTGAGTTGCAGTTGAGCTTTCTCTAACGTTGCTTGCAAGGCGGCTTTGTAAATTTTGGTGCTGTGAAGATGCCAAGGTTGAGGCTGAGTCCACAGAACCTCTCCTGTGGCGGCAACGGCTCCAATGGCTAGCTCTGGGTCTTCGGGGCGAGTGATTTTCTTGGCAATAACGACATCAAGGGGGCAGCTTAATTTCTCGGCGATCGCAGCGGCGAGTGGAATTCCACCACGAGGTAGTCCGTAAACGATGGGTTGAGCAGTGGCTATGTGCCAGTCTGAATGGGTTGCTGCTGTCCTTAATTGGGTAAATTCCTCGAAAACTGCCAGGGCTAGTTCTTGACCAGCTGCTTCGCGATCGCGAAATAGCGGAGAAGATAGCATTTATCCCTCCAGCGCTCGGCAATAACGTTGCCCCTATCTTGACTGATTAAGCAGATGGCTACAAGTGATTTACATAACGCTAAAGCTCGACATTCCATCTAGCGATAGCGCTCAAGCGTGAGGAATTGGTTCTAGAATTTATAAATCTTAGCGAATTGAGTTTGCTGACCAACTTTTCCATCCTGATACTTTGGGTAGGAAAACTCTGATACATCTGCCGTCAAAATTCATGTCCAGCGAAGAACAAATTAGCCTTTTTGATGTTTCAGGTCTTCCCGCAGCCCCTGCACCTGCGGACTTTGACCCCGATCTGATCCCCACTAGTGCCAAAGTACCGATTCCTGCTGGTATTTACAGCTCGATGGAGCAAATGGCCGTCCACTGTAATCAATGCCAGCGCTGCGATTTAGGCGCTAGCCGTACCCATGCAGTCGTAGGACGAGGCAATCTACAAGCGCCCATCATGATTATTGGAGAAGGGCCTGGACAAAATGAAGATGAGACAGGGTTGCCTTTTGTCGGGCGGGCTGGACAACTGCTCGAAAAGATTTTGGCATCGGTCCGTTTGACCACGGATGAGGATGTTTACATTTGCAATATGGTCAAGTGCCGTCCCCCTGGCAACCGTACCCCAACTCCGGATGAGACGGAAGCTTGTAGGCCTTACCTGATGGAGCAGGTGCGGATGGTGGACCCCAAAATCATTTTGCTGACTGGAGCTACAGCGGTGCGCGGAGTGACTGGTGATAAACGAGGTATTACTAAGATTCGCGGTCAGTGGTTAGAGTGGGAAGGTCGTCTTTGCATGCCGATTCTGCACCCTGCGTATTTGTTGCGAAATCCATCGCGAGAACCCGGAAGCCCCAAGTGGCAAATGTGGCAGGATGTTCAGGTGGTTCGGACTAAGCTTGATGAGATTCGGGGGAACTCTGCCACTGATTCTTAGTCCAGGCTGGCCCTAAAAGCTACTTATAAGGGCCGAATATATCCAGCGCGGCAATCTCGTAGCCAGGTGCGAATTGCTTGGCCTGTAATGCCTTGGCTACTGTTTTCTGGGGGCGAGGGCGGGCGAGTAGCAGGATAGGGACCAAAGTGGGAAAACATCATGGCCAAGCGCCAACCGCTGACGGTTTGGGTCAAAAAAACCCAGTGATAGCCTTGTAGCTGGACGGCTTTTCCGGCTGTGTACTGACGCTCTAGGGTCGTGAAAAAAACTTGGTGGACTCCTTCGGCATCTGGTGGAGAGGTTGGTTGGTACGCTCCAGGCCCCAAGGTTAGGGGTTCAAAATCTGGAGGGC
This region of Trichocoleus desertorum NBK24 genomic DNA includes:
- the glmM gene encoding phosphoglucosamine mutase, giving the protein MVTSPARTQRPSLASISISTVQSAPSKPPISEQSLHLNLPATPLFGTDGIRGHAGDLLSAPLALQVGFWAGRVLQSQTTTSGPIILGQDSRNSSDMLAMALSAGLTAAGLEVWNLGLCPTPSVAYLAQTTGALGGVMISASHNPPEDNGIKFFGANGAKLSLAVQAQIEAAIRGNVADVKPQIQGGDRWGHHYHRPELLSEYVESLHKPLLPTMNLQGMRIVLDLAWGAAANLAPTVFTAMGAEVICLHDQPDGDRINVNCGSTHLDPLRLAVKQHNADIGFAFDGDADRVLAVDAQGRIVDGDYILYFWGQTLRQAQALPGDTIVSTVMANLGFERAWEKQGGKLLRTAVGDQYVHAEMLRQGAMLGGEQSGHILCRHYSVSGDGLLTALHLAALVRRAGTSLTDLVDQSFQTYPQLLKNVRVEDRDRRLNWQNCDGLQSAIAQAETQMGNQGRILVRASGTEPVIRVMVEAASAELATYWADNLVLAVQEHLQ
- the hpsL gene encoding hormogonium polysaccharide biosynthesis protein HpsL; its protein translation is MPKSKLKSKQKALNDEAPPLTMKERLAQKRKAAQARKELVNYTIFALLICAVAGLCVGIINGDPKPGIGVTAGMLCLSLSLKYPREAMWGLLIYLPFGGTVTYAIGNSPLLQLAKDAFFIPALIGTIQYCRRERLPFLIPKQLMPPLGILFAYCLLVLIFVNGSQQMAAAGAEKPFAMGILGLKVLIGYVPLIVCAYYLIRDKKDLHFLIRLHVVLILACCGLAFMQYTFLKTGRCAGTVATGEDLFKASLASRCLVGGSLLYSPEHGQIRLPGTFVAPWQWGWFLISSGFISFAAAFSDPSFLWRNAGLSAMAATFILSTLSGQRIALALVPVTTVILLVLTGQVANLKRFIPVGIGLGLLLSIAMAANPEVVQERIESFQSRWDASPPQAFIMNQFEFVASRAGFLGKGLGRATNAARALGDAELIETYYPKVMYEIGPLGVLAFLVLVTTLTVVTFKAYRSVRDRSLRSYGASFWVFVLFISYNTYYYPLDVDPVAVYYWFFAGVILKLPELDRQEKLLKEASEELAGKQKGKRWKKTKVSTTS
- the hpsN gene encoding hormogonium polysaccharide biosynthesis glycosyltransferase HpsN translates to MTYSTETAIKNSDVMAWPAISVIIPTYCREEALRDTLVDVMAQDYPNFEVLVVDQTRTHEPATEAYLEQLATAGKIQWFRVDWASLPGARNYAVRRSTGDIILFIDDDVQLTPGFLATHARNYVEQPDVGAVAGRVFDRMKLTESKKSRVIEYLAPEAMDPGVAWYHIDLVHTIKPQQVLTARGCNMSFRRELFERHGLHFDERFRGSAVREESDFCLHIRQTGYRIWYDPEAHLVHLGEETGGCHDISTRSLQYQLTFYHNHFLLGLKNLTPMQSLRLFARLFDCHVLGRPPCHKSGSPLKILSRAGFYFLGFLSAVWTLIQAIWNDGQTYTRLDQDARVTQAPIATQSLDEPATAVSSLES
- the hpsO gene encoding hormogonium polysaccharide biosynthesis glycosyltransferase HpsO; translation: MRILVASHTYIVDLNCEKLRSLARLEPDIEVTIVVPQRWRPGGVQNTIIETQPRQEGSFRIVPVSNLSQNNQGLLCFGQDLITLLRQFRPQIIQVEQGSKAIGYSQLITLNRLLGLKAKNLFFTWWNLPYTLKFPISAIEAYNLRHTDGLVAGNQDGVEILQQHGYQGPARVMPQLGVDETLFRPQPQPELAAQLGIQPSEFVVGFVGRFVEEKGLLTLGKALAGLRDRPWKWLLLGRGPLKDALFNWAQQEGLADRLIWVESVPHDQVQRYINLMNTLVLPSETTYQFKTLTSVGWKEQFGHVLIEAMACQVPVIGSDSGEIPYVIGDTGLVFPEGNAEALQDCLRQLIEQPELATNLAKRGYERVLNQYTNQALASQLLSFYKELLAA
- the hpsP gene encoding hormogonium polysaccharide biosynthesis glycosyltransferase HpsP, encoding MNQPLRVLQIVPSISLVYGGPSQMVLGLSGALAAQGVEVTILTTDSNGDAGQAPLEVPLDRPVEQDGYQIHYFRCSPFRRYKFSLALLQWLAKQAHSFDLAHIHALFSPVSTAAATIARSQKLPYLLRPLGTLDPADLRKKKQLKQIYAALLERPNLAGAAAIHFTSDQEAKISERFGLTTKDLVMPLGVSLPELSAHPEAIRAQLGIPSDRPLVLFMSRIDPKKGLDLLLPALEALLAEKIEFHFVLAGGNPQDPDYEAAIRSQIQASPLAVHTTVTGFASGETKAALLQSADLFVLPSYYENFGIAVAEAMAMGTPVVISDQVHICEEVRQAEAGWVGPCEMTALTHLLKDALKDRAERQRRGRRAKVYALQHYSWPAIAQQMILSYQKILATTAR
- a CDS encoding ISKra4 family transposase, with the protein product MLTLNPSHPSQELAWQRWDEKLQTSTTLASLVITAWQIGRYVAQVLVEQQLHQRAQQAETWGACTQCGHPLQSKGWVGRRMLTLVGWVEWKRRVGRCPHHCPGSQQVPFDQELGIEPYQQTSMELMRLGCLLAVLLPFELAAELLAQLSGVHLSDATLWQWVQTFGKRATQHLESELQSLAPGHPPQAEPLDATLAALPLVIAADGVTVPLRPTPGSAKGSIVWREVKVGLLTRLGTTTNRAGKTRTELRQHRLVAVLGTIDALQVRLQLEAARQSIESTSQVVWLSDGAQGFWRLYEQSFAPVAVGILDFYHASAHLWRAAQAYGNTVPHRTPQAWFERLRHQLRHGYGHRIIKELNCLLRYRSTPVSAKATLQQVHDYLSTHQEHLCYRKFKKQGWPIGSGMVESACKWLIAQRFKGVGMRWSEDGFNHLLHLRLAWVNQRFDALFSQESLTLFSDSPNH
- a CDS encoding phosphoribosyltransferase encodes the protein MLSSPLFRDREAAGQELALAVFEEFTQLRTAATHSDWHIATAQPIVYGLPRGGIPLAAAIAEKLSCPLDVVIAKKITRPEDPELAIGAVAATGEVLWTQPQPWHLHSTKIYKAALQATLEKAQLQLTQFSSIRPQVEPEGAIAILVDDGIATGMTIAVAAQALRQQKPAQIWICAPVAPLELVDWLHQWSDRLILLATPTSFSSVSRFYQNFPQVELDEAIACLQDQSHARLPAQMNTCPPSPPMLGGTEREFSSALDDEREQ
- a CDS encoding uracil-DNA glycosylase family protein, coding for MSSEEQISLFDVSGLPAAPAPADFDPDLIPTSAKVPIPAGIYSSMEQMAVHCNQCQRCDLGASRTHAVVGRGNLQAPIMIIGEGPGQNEDETGLPFVGRAGQLLEKILASVRLTTDEDVYICNMVKCRPPGNRTPTPDETEACRPYLMEQVRMVDPKIILLTGATAVRGVTGDKRGITKIRGQWLEWEGRLCMPILHPAYLLRNPSREPGSPKWQMWQDVQVVRTKLDEIRGNSATDS